In Musa acuminata AAA Group cultivar baxijiao chromosome BXJ2-3, Cavendish_Baxijiao_AAA, whole genome shotgun sequence, the following proteins share a genomic window:
- the LOC135607287 gene encoding transcription factor bHLH76-like, whose product MEAKENNQFGLEESHGDHISSHSPGAVGFVTPLTSSPILSASMVEAFFTPGLWNHHTSSCTMSFGESINCVPIGKPVAMSNRGMLPSPPPGEFPHSLPHFPVDSGLIERAARLSCFGGGSFRGISLLGPSQSMTPPSGASKDAIGARVQKAELNVVSLPVEHGTIKGITMNNKRDRSISHVGTSNNKSREGNFCEEGQERHTGSADAAGNSSSSDLGANKRRKATEETEKEKDQVLRGLQSSTETTKDNTETKFKSYKHSGKNAKDNSEAAKEGYVHVRAQRGQATNSHSLAERVRREKISERMKYLQELVPGCSKVTGKAVMLDEIINYVQSLQRQVEFLSMKLAAVNPQLDFSIEGLLAKNLLHSHGGSSSAAGFSQEMIYPQVYSSQQGLAHAGISSMLNPSDAFRRTLITEIPMASGYKETSLQMHNSWNEQLVMQMTYGANPPLNSQVINRKPDGFTI is encoded by the exons ATGGAGGCGAAAGAGAATAACCAGTTCGGGTTGGAGGAGAGCCATGGAGATCACATCAGCAGCCATAGTCCTGGCGCGGTCGGCTTCGTGACTCCATTGACTTCATCCCCAATTCTTTCAGCTTCAATGGTGGAGGCCTTCTTCACTCCCGGTCTCTGGAACCACCACACAAGTTCATGTACCATGAGCTTTGGAGAAAGCATCAACTGTGTACCGATTGGAAAACCAGTAGCCATGTCCAACAGAGGCATGCTTCCATCGCCTCCTCCCGGAGAATTCCCCCACAGCCTACCTCATTTCCCCGTCGATTCGGGTTTAATCGAGCGGGCGGCAAGGCTTTCATGTTTCGGCGGCGGTAGTTTCCGTGGCATCAGCCTCCTCGGCCCATCTCAGTCAATGACTCCGCCCTCTGGTGCTTCAAAGGATGCCATCGGGGCTCGGGTTCAGAAGGCCGAGCTAAATGTAGTCTCACTGCCCGTCGAACATGGAACCATCAAAGGCATTACGATGAATAACAAAAGAGATCGAAGTATATCTCACGTTGGCACCTCAAACAATAAATCCCGTGAAGGCAATTTCTGTGAAGAAGGCCAAGAAAGGCATACCGGTTCAGCAGACGCAGCTGGGAATTCATCCTCCAGTGATCTTGGCGCAAATAAAAGGAGAAAAGCCACTGAG GAGACGGAGAAGGAGAAGGACCAGGTGCTAAGAGGCCTACAATCATCAACAGAAACCACAAAGGATAACACTGAAACCAAATTCAAAAGTTACAAACACAGTGGGAAAAATGCAAAAGATAATTCAGAAGCAGCAAAGGAGGGTTATGTTCATGTCAGAGCACAGCGTGGACAAGCCACCAATAGTCACAGTCTTGCAGAAAGAGTAAG AAGGGAGAAAATCAGTGAAAGGATGAAGTATCTTCAAGAACTTGTGCCTGGTTGCAGCAAA GTAACAGGAAAAGCAGTTATGCTGGATGAAATCATAAATTATGTTCAATCACTCCAAAGACAAGTTGAG TTTCTCTCCATGAAGCTTGCAGCTGTCAATCCACAACTTGATTTCAGCATAGAAGGGCTTCTGGCTAAAAAT CTTCTGCATTCCCATGGTGGCTCATCATCTGCAGCTGGATTCTCACAGGAGATGATTTATCCTCAGGTATATTCATCTCAACAGGGCTTGGCGCATGCTGGAATCTCTTCCATGCTTAACCCTTCAGATGCATTTAGAAGAACACTGATTACTGAAATACCGATGGCGAGTGGTTATAAAGAGACTTCTCTGCAG ATGCACAATTCTTGGAACGAACAGCTTGTCATGCAAATGACATATGGTGCTAATCCTCCTCTGAATTCACAAGTGATAAATAGAAAACCTGATGGCTTCACCATATAA
- the LOC135606668 gene encoding transcription initiation factor IIA subunit 2-like, which produces MATFEIYRKSSIGACLIDALDEMVLSGTLSPEVAYKVLVQFDKSMKDALETRVKRMVSMKGHLHTYRFCDHVWTFNLQDAVFKIGKTEEQIGRVKIVACDSKLLP; this is translated from the exons ATGGCCACATTCGAGATATATCGAAAGTCTTCCATTGGCGCCTGCTTGATAGATGCCTTAGATGAGATGGTTCTTAGTGGAACTTTGAGCCCAGAGGTAGCTTATAAAGTACTAGTGCAATTTGACAAG TCTATGAAAGATGCCTTGGAGACCCGAGTGAAGAGAATGGTTTCTATGAAG GGTCATCTGCATACCTACAGGTTTTGTGACCATGTCTGGACGTTCAACTTgcaagatgcagttttcaaaattGGCAAAACCGAGGAACAGATCGGAAGGGTGAAGATTGTAGCTTGTGACTCCAAATTGCTACCATAG